ACCGGTGTTGGCCCTGTACCGTCGTGAACGCCGCCGTGGTCCTCGTCGCGGCCGGACTCCTCGGCGTCGTCTCGATCCCGCTGGGCGCCGTGGCGCTCGTCTGTGGGTTCGCGCTGGTCGCGCTCCGCGGCTACGTGGTTCCGTACACCCCCGCGTTCGCGCCGCGGCTCGTCGCGAAACTCCCGGTCGACCTCGGCTTCGATCACCCGCCCCGGGCCGACGGCGGTCGGGAGTCGGAGTCACTCACGGGCGACCACGAGGTCGACGGCGACGCGCTCGTCCGTCGACTCGCGGAGGCGGGCGTCGTGACAGCCGACGAGTCGGGCGATCTGTTCCTCGCGGACGGGATCCGTCGGCGGTGGGGGGCCGGGATGGACCGCCTCCGCACCGTCTCGGCGGGGGAACTCGCGGCGGCGACCGCCTCGGCCGCCCCGTTCCCCGCCGACGGGCGGGTCGAAGGCGACGGCGACTGGGTCGTCGTGACGCGAACGGCTGAGACGGGAGACGACGGGTCGCCCGACGGCGAGGCGGGCGACGAGGTGTGGCTCTCGCGGGCGCACGCCATCGCCGACACGGCCGTGGTGGCCGCCGTGGGCGACCGCGTCGATGCACTGACGGCCGCACGGGCCGCGACGCCGCTGCGGCTCTTCCTGGAGACGTGTCCAGTGTGTGGCGGAACGGTCGAGGAGACGACAGTGAAAGCGTGCTGTGGCGGGACGGCTGGCGTCTACGACAACCCAGAGACGCCCGTGCTCGCCTGTGCCGACTGCGGCGAACCGCTGTACGAGTTCTGAGGCCGGCCGGAGGGAGTCCTCTGAGATGGATAGTACGCCGACGCGTCGTGGTGAGCGATCGAAACCACGGCGCGGTGGTGCGTGGCATCGCACTTCCAGTGAGCCACGTACGCGGTCGCCGTGACCGACAGGATCGGCTCGGGGAGGTCGACCACGTCACCGCGACGCAACCGTCCGCCGTCCGTCGGCCCCGCTCAGTCCAGCGACGTCCGGTCCGGCACGCCGTCGCGGCCGAGGAGGATCTCCTGGGCCTCGACGGACTCAAGCGCGGCGACGAGGCCGCCGACGTCGACGGGGCCGTCGTCGGTCTCGACGACGAACGACGCCACCTCCTCGGTGTCCTCGAAGGTGTACGTCTCGACGCGACCCTCGATGATGATGGCCTCACCGGTCTCGACGTCGCGGCCGGAGACGGAGGCGTAAAACGGCCCCTCCAGTTCGCGGACGTCCTTGACGGCGCGGCGGATCGACGCGTACCGCCGGGGGAACGGCCGGCGCTTGCCGTCGGTGTCGAGCGTCTCGGCGGTGGTCCACAGCACGGTGCCGAAGAAGCCGCTCACGAGGAAGCCGAGCGCCGAGCGGTTGAAGATGACGCCGTAGCGGTCGCGGTCGTCCCTGAGCGCGTCCTGGGTGGCGTAGATGGAGTAGTCGCCGTCGGCGACCGCGAGGACCGGGGTGGTGATGCCGCGGCGGGCGCGGGCGACGGTCGCGACGTCGAGGTAGTCGAACTCGTCGGGGTGGGGGGCGCGCGAGGCGGGCGTCACGAGCAGGTCGATGCTCACGCCCGCGTCGATCTGTCGGGCGAGGTCGTCGCGGAACCGCCGAAGCAGATCCGGCGTCAGCGAGAGCACGAGTTCGTACTCGGCGGTCTCGATGATCTCCTCGACGTACCGGAGGATGGTCGACCGCGACTTGACCAGGGTCACCGCCTCCGTGTCGCGAGCGGGTGCGGTGTAGCGCGCCTCCAACTCCGAGACCAGCTCGGTCAGCGACGTCTGGATGCTCCCGAAGGCGTCGTCGGGGTCGACGGCGACGATCTTCATCGGCCGGGACTCCCGGAGTTCGACGAGCCCTCGGTCCGAGAGCGACCGGACGGTGTCGTACACCCGCGGCTGGGGGATGTCGGTCCGATCCGCGATCTCGCTCGCCGTCAGTTGGCCGTGTTCGAGCACCGCGAGGTACGCCTCGATCTCGTACTCCCCGAGGTTGAAGCGGTCGCCCACCCGCTCCAGTGTCGTCCGCAGATCGTCTACCATACGCGGACGTTGGTCCTCTCGGATAAAACATTTATTATATATCGAGTAGCACAGTGTTACGAGAACCCGTTTTCGTATTTTGTGAGTTGACACGACGCCGTCGGTTCCGGCGTCTTCGGCGTGCCCGCCCTCAGGGCGGCAGGTGGATCGAACGGTGCGACGCTAGCTGGGTTCCGCCGCTCACATGTACATCCGGTCCTCGGGCGTGTCGGTCTCCTGGGTCTCCATCCGCGCGGCGAGGTCGGCGTAGTACCGCCGGACCCGCTCGGCGAACCCGGCGAGCGGGGCCGGGTCGATCCCGAGACTGTAGACGGTTTCGACGGCCTCGACGAGCCGGATCGCCGCGTCGACGTCGGGCGCTTGCGCGTGAACCGGCGTGACGTACACGCAGACGCCGAGCGGGGAGCCAAGTCCCCGCGCCATCAGCGCCGCGTTGACCCCGTCGAGGAAGCCGCTCCCCATCGGCGGGATCTCGCCGCCCGCGAGGCGGCGTTCGTAGTAGTCCTCGGTCGCGATGTGGAACGTCCGATGGGCGTCGGGTCCGTGCGGGACGGGAACACCGGCGAGGACGGCGACCTCCTCGACGCCGCCGCCTTCGGTCCAGTCGAGGACGGCGTCGGCGAAGGCGCGCCCGACGGAGACGGGGACGAACAGTTCGCCGACGAGGACGGTGACGTCGAGGTCCGCTCGCGAGTAGAGCCGGGTGGGGTGGCGGGGCCGTCCGTCGGTGAAGGGCGTGATCGCCGGGAGCCCCTCGACGGTCACGTGTCCGTGCTGTTCGAGGTCGAGGTGGTCGATGAGGAAGTCGACCGCCGTGAGACCGGCGAGACCGAACGTCGAAAAGCCCGCGAGGATCGTGCCGCTCGGCTCGGCGTCGTGTGAGACACTGAAGTCGGGCCTCGTCTGTGCCGGATCGATCATGTACACGAGGTACGACCACGTCTCGCTTAGTTGTTCGTCCCTGGCCGGAGCGGTGCCCCGCGTCGTGTCGGATCCCAGAGCGAAGACCGGGCCGTCTGCCGCGGCACACGAAGCGAGCGAACGACGGGAGGACAACCCTTTTTTCGGGACACCTCGACCCTCGCGCATGGACACCGTCGCCGTGGCCCTGCAGACCGCGATCGACGAGAGCCAGACGCTCGCTGATCTGTTGCCGGCGTGGGCCAAGTTCCCCGGCTGGCGGCTCGTCGTGGTCGTGGTCGTCCTCGTGGTCGGGGCGTACGCCTCGAAGTACGTCGTCCGTCTCGCCGGCCGACCGATCGCGCGACGGTTCAGACGCCAGAGCGTCGCACAGACGATGCTCAAACTGGTCCGCGTGCTCACGATCCTCCTGGCGGGCGCGTTCGGGCTCAACGTCGTCGGCATCGAACTGGGCAACATCGTCCTCTCGGTGACGGTGTTCTCGGCGGTGATCGGGATCGTCCTCGCGCCGATCATCGGGAGCGTCATCAACGGGCTGTTCATCCTGGCCGATCAGCCGTACGAGATCGGCGACATGATCGAACTCGACGACGGAACCCGAGGGTTCGTCGACGACATCACGCTCCGGTACACCAAGATGTTCACCCTCGACAATACGTTCCTCGTCATCCCGAACGCCACGATCCGCGAGCGCGACGTGACCAACTACTCCGCCGAGGACGAGCGGACCCGCCTCTCACTCCCCGTGTTGGTGACGTACGAGTCGGACATCGACAAGGCGCGGGGCCTGCTCGAACGGGCCGGCCGGCAGTGCAACCTAGTCATCGAGGGGGGTCCGGACATCCGGATCGGCAGCGCGCGCTACCCCGCGCGACCGACGGCGTACATCGACCAGTACGCCGACAACGGCATCACCCTCACGCTCCGATACTGGGCGAAGAAGCCGTACAAGCTCGGGACCGTCCGCTCGCGTGTGCTGACGAACCTCGGGGCGCTGCTCGAATCCGACGGCGACGAGGTCGAGATGGCCTACCCCCACCAGCACCACGTGTTCGACGACACCAGCGGGATCGCACAGGTCGCCCTCAGGAACGGCGACCGACGCGACGACGAGGACGACCTCGCGGCGGATCGCGCCTCCGGACGGGAGACACGGGCCAGTTCACCGACGGAGCAGGAGGACTGACTGGTCGGCGCGGCGGTCCCCACGCGATTCGCGGTGGCGGATCGGCGGCGCCGGCGACTCAGCGATCGACCGGTCCCGTGAGCTCCAGCGGGCGGATCCAGCCGTACCAGACGAGGAAGATCATCCCCGCGTATCCGAGGACGAACACGACGGCGCCGACGCCGTCGTAGCCGGCCTCGCCGAGGAACCGCCGGGCCAGCCCCGGGAGGACGATCCCGGTCACGATGATCACGGCGAGGAGCAACTTGTCGCGGGTGAAGAAGCCGCCGTCCTCGTCCGTGCTGTCGACGCTGTCTGCCATATCTGCAATCGGAACCGGACGAACCTGAATCCCTCGGTTCGAGGCACGCGACGGTTTTTGTGCGTGGCGCTCGTCCGAGAACCATGCCCCTGGAGTACCGTACCGTCCCCGACGACGACGCCCACCGGACGGCCTACCGCCGCCTCCTCCAGTACGCGTTCGCGCCCCAGCGGGGGCCCAGCCACGACGACGACCCGCCCGAGCGACCCGACGAGTTCGAGCCGAGGGGGCTGTACGTCCGGTCCGACGACGCCGTCGCAGAAACGTCCGACGCGACGAACGGTCATCCGCCGGTCGCCGACGCCGACCCCTCGGCCCTCGTCGTCTGCGGGGCGCTCCTGGCGTTCCGGATGCGGATCCGCGGGGAGTGGCGGCCAGTCGGTGGCATCTCCGCGGTCGCGTCGCCGCCGGAGCATCGCCGCCGCGGCCACGTCGGGACGCTCCTCGCCGGGATGCACACCGAACTCCGCGGGCGCGACGTCGCGTTCGCCGCTCTCTGGCCCTTCTCGAACCCCTTCTACCGACGGTTCGGCTACGGCCGGACGAACGACGACGTCGCCCACGAGTTCCCGCCCGAGGCGCTCGACGCACCGGCGGCGACGCCCTCGGAGGAGGGAACGACCCGTCGGCTCTCCGTCAACGACGTCGACGGGCTGTCGACGCTCCACGAGGCCGCCGCGTCCGAACCCCTCGCCCTTCGCCGGTCCGCCGACTGGTGGCGACTCCGGATCTTCCGGTCGTGGACCGACGAGCGCTACGTCTACGGGTGGGAAGACGACGCGGAGACGCTCCGGTCGTATCTCGCCTATCGCATCGAAGACGGCGACGCCGGCGACGAGGGCCGCCGTCTCGTCGTCGACTACTGGGGGGCCACCGACGACGAAGCCCTCCGGCACCTGCTCGCGTTCCTCCGCAACCACGACTCGCAGGTCACCACGGTTCGACTCGCCGCCGGGGACGCGAGCCTCCTCGACCGGCTGTCGGACCCCGACGGCGCCGACACGACGGTCCGGCCGGGGCCGATGGTCCGCGTGGTCGACGTCGAAGCAGCGCTGTCTGGACTCCCGACGCCGGCCGCGGACGAACGTGTCGTGATTCATGTCCGCGAGCCACGCCACGACTGGAACAACGGGGCGTTCGTCGTCGACGCCGACGGCGGCCAAACGACCTGTCGCCGGATCGAAGAGGGCGGGGCTGCGGCGGGCGGGTCGGTCGACGGTGGGGTCACGGTTGGGATCGGGGCGCTCTCGCGGCTCGTGGTTGGTTCGCGGTCCGCATCGTCGCTGGCGACGCTCGGTGCCGTCGACGGCGACGCCGACGCGGCGGCGCGGCTCGATGCGCTCTTCCCGCGCGAGACGCCGGAGCCGTACCTCAGGGAGCGGTTCTGAGACCCACGCACAGTGGGGGGCAGCAGTCGGACCACATAGACGAGACGGCAGACCGGTCACTCGCAGTATCCGGGCGAGTCGGGGACGTCCTGCTCGACGGCGACGAGATGTGTCCGCTCGGGCGTGACGAAGTACCGCGTCTCGGTGGCGGCACCGTCGGCCGAGAGCCCGCAGTCGTAGCTCGTGCTGTAGCCGACGGTCACCCGGACGACGACGCCGGAGGCGTTCCGCGTCTGGACCTCGTACTCGGCCGGTCGGAGGATGCCGAAGCTGAGGTCGGTGAGGTTCGACCAGGAGGCCGTGGCGTTCCTGACGCGAGCTTTCTCGGCGGCGATAGCCCGCTCGCCCGCCGCCTCGTCCGACACGCCGGGGGTTCCGGCCACGGACGCGGCGTCCGTCGCCCGGTCTGTCGGCGAGCCGTCCACGGACGACTCGGCGCTCGGGATCGAAGTCGGTTGCTCGGTCACGGAGCCGGTACAGCCGGCGAGCGTGAGGACGACGACGGCAAGAAGCACGCCGTATCGCATACCCGGCTGGCCGGCGGCTCGTGAGAAAGAACTTCGGGTAGCTCCGACGCCGCTTTGAGCCACTCCGACAGCCGCCACCCTGCCGACGAACGGGGCGGTTTTTTCCCATCCCCTCCCCTCGAAGGGACCGTGCCGAGCGCTTCGACCCTCCTCTTGCTCACCTTCTTCGCGGTCGCGGGGGGAGTGCTCGCCTGGAAGGGCGGCGACTACCTCGTCCGGTCGTCCGAGCGACTCGGCGGCCACTACGGGCTCCCGCCGGTCGTCCAGGGAGCGGTCATCGCGGCGGTCGGATCGTCGTTTCCGGAGCTGTCGAGCACGGTCATCGCCACCGTCCAGTACGGTGCGTTCGAACTCGGCGTCGGTGCCGTGATCGGCTCGGCGGTGTACAACATCCTCGTCATCCCGGCGGTGTCGGCGCTCGCCAGCGAGGGACGGCTGGCGTCGAACCGCGATCTCGTCTACAAGGAGGCGCAGTTCTACCTGCTCGCGCTCGCCGTGGTGCTCCTCGCGTTTACGCTTTCGGTGCTGTACAATCCCCTCCCCGAGACCGCCGCCCTCGACGGAACGATGACGTGGCTGCTCGCGTTCGTCCCGCTGTCGCTCTATGGGTTGTACGTCTTCATCCAGTACCACGACAGCGTCGACCACCGCCGGACGGCGACCCGACAGCAGGTCGCCGTGGGCAAGCAGTGGGCCATCCTCGCGGGGTCGCTCGTGGTCATCCTGGTCGGCGCGGAACTGCTCGTCCGCGCCGCCGTCGGCTTCGGCGAGGTCTTCGGCACCTCGACGTTCCTCTGGGGGTTGACCGTCGTCGCGGCGGGGACGAGCATCCCGGACACGTTCGTCTCGGTCGCGGCCGCCCGGGTCGGCAACTCCTCCGTGAGCCTCGCGAACGTCTTCGGCTCGAACATCTTCGCGCTCTTGGTCGCGCTCCCCGCCGGGGTGCTCGCCGCCGGGGCGGTGACCGTCGACCTCGGAACCGTCGTCCCGATGATGACGTTTCTCACCTTCGGCTCCATCGCCTTCTTCGCCATCCTCCGGACGGAGATGATGCTCACGACGCGCGAGTCGTACGTCCTCCTCGGCCTGTACGGCGTGTTCATCGCGTGGCTCGTCGCCGAGAGCCTCGGGGTCACGGCGTTCCTTCGGTGAGGCCGGCCGCCGCCCGCACGCGGCTGGATAACGGCGGTAGGCTTCCACCCGCTCGCCGGTCCACGGACGGGCGACCCCCGAGACAGTAGTACTCAGTCGGCGACGACGAAGCCGAGATCGTCGAGCGCCTGGCGGAGCCGCCCGTCGTGTCGGCCCTGGAGTTCGATTCGCCCGTCCGCGACGCTCCCACCGACGGCGAGTCGGCGCTTCAGCTCGGAGGCGACGGGTTTGAGCGCCGTCACGTCGAGGTCGAAGCCGTCGACGACCGTCACCGGCTTGCCGTACCGCCGCGTGTCGTGTCGGACGACGAGACGCTGCTGGGCGCGACCCAGGTCCGCGTCGATCCCCAACTCCTCCGGGAGACCCGAGACGGATCCGAGGCGCTTGTGGTCCTTCTCTTCCACGGCGGGTCTACGACGCCAGCGAAGATATACGCGCGCGTCGGCGCTCCGTCACGCTGCGCGGTGAGTCGTGTCCGCCTGGGGCGACGAATTCCGGCGCAGGCGGGGACGGGCGGGCCGCTCGAGCGCCTGCCCGGCACGGATCTCGACCGACGAATCGTTCGGTATCGACCGACGACCCGCTCGGTGTCGTCGTCGCGGACGGCCGATGCGGCCGGCTGTCGAACCGAGTGGTCGAGAGCAGAATGAGGGTGACTTACTCGCCTGGGCTGTTACCGCGCTGGTACTTGTGGACCATCCGCCACATCGTCTGGTCGAGCTCTTCTCCACCGGACGCGTCGACGAGCTGTCTGTAGAGACTGTCTGAGACGGTGATTTCGGGCATCACCAGCACGTATGCCCGCATGTGTTATAATACTACTGTTATACGGAATTGAGTTAATCGAGGGTGGGGCCGGGTGCCTACGCGGGCCCGCCGACGCGCGGTCCGGCGACGACCACGCCGTCGTCACGGACGACGAACCGGACCTCGTCGTCCGCGAGTCGGGGGTCGAGCGTGACGTCGACGGAGGCCGTGCGGTTCGCGTCGACCGTCAGCACGTACACCTGAAGCACGCTCCGGTTCGACTGCGAGGTGACGTGGAGGGTGAGCTCCGAGCCGGGGGCGAGCGTGGTCTCGACCGCCACGGGGACGGGGTCGCCGTCGACGACGAACGACGGAGCCGGTCGGACGAACGAGACCTGACGGTCGACGACGGTGAACGTCGTCGTGAGGCTCCGGGGGGTGCTCACGGTGGGGTTCGCCGGCGTCAGCGACAGCGTCGCCGCGTGGGTGCCTCGTTCGAGCGCGCGTGTGTCGAAGACGACCGAGAGGGTGTCGCGTCGCTCGTCGAGGACGACCTCGTGGATCGCCGGCGAGACCGTCTCGGCCGTTCCGACCGAGCCATCACCACCGACTGGTGCGAGACGGAGGTCGAGCCCGTTGCCGAGCGCGCCGCTCCCGGCGAGACCGTACTCGACCGTGCCGACCGTCCGGCGGCCGTCGACCGAGACCGCCACGTCGTCGGCGCGCTCCGCCTTGGGGTTCGTCACCGGGAGCTCGACGACGAGCACGTCGCCCGCGGCGGCCGGTGGCGCGTCCGCGAGCGCGATCGAGAGGGTGCCCGACCGGGGGACCGTGACGTGTCTGATCGCCGGCGTGACGTCCACGTCGATCCGTCCGTCGCCGTCGGTGTCGTAGCCGACGGCGAGCGCGGCCTCCGAGACCCGGGCCAAGCCGCCCGGCATCCCGCCGTCGCCGGCGCCGTAGTCGAGTGTCACCGTCGACGGCGACCCGTTCACCGCGACGTCGTGCCGGACGACGTGCGTCGATGCCGCCCCGGGCGCGCTCTCGGTCGCGTAGACGAGGTTCGCCGCCGGGGGAGCGTCGGGGCGTGCGACGCCGCCGAGGCCGCTCGCGTGGAACGTCACGACCGCCCAGTCACCGTCGGCGACCGTCCGGTTCGGGGCGGTGAGCGCACGGAGGTCCGCTGGCCCCCCGGGACGGGCGTCCGCGGGGACCGCGTACGGGACTGCGGCGTCGAAGCTGGCTGCCGTGAGTTCCAACTCGGCGGTGTCGTCGACCGGGCCGCTCAGCCGGAGGGCGTACGGTCCGGCGGCGAGCGGGGCGGGTCGCCGCGGCGACTCCCGGGAGACGCCGGCGATCCGGTCGTCACCGGCAGCCTCGTACGCGGGCCGTTCCGTGGCTCGCCAGCCGGCGAGGAACGTGTTGAGACGGACGACGACGTGACCGTCACCGTCGACGTCGACGGCGTCGACCTGGGCGTGGTACGCCGGCCCGGTGACCGTGAGGGTCGTCGTCGAACCGTTCGGCACGGAGAGGCCGAATCGAGCGACGTCACCCGCCTGTTGTTCGTAGGTGCCCGCGCCGAAGCCGGTCGCAGCGGTGTCGTTCGCTCCGACCGGCGACGCCACCGCGGGTGCCAGGAGGCCCGTGAGAACCGCGACGCAGACGGCCATCACGAGGGCACGAGAACGATACATGGGGTTCCCTGTCGACCGACAGGTAAGACCTTTGTGGGCCGAGTTTCGCGCCTGATTCCCTGGCGAGACACCGCGATCAGCTCGCCCGGGTGGCCAGGGAGTGCCGGGGCGTCGTCGAGCCGTGCACCTCAGCCTCGTCGCGACCGGACGGCCGACGGCCCCGCCCGCCCGTGTCGACGGCCGTCGACCCACACCGGTGTCAGCCCACGAACCACTAGTTTTACGCCGCAACAGTGTCGTACGAAGAGTATGATTCGGTCCCTGCGACTACTCTGTGCCCTCCTGGTGGTCGTCGCCCTCCTCCCGGCGTCGACGCCGCTGGTCGGGAGCGCTGCTTCCGACGCGCCGGGCACCGCCACACAACCCGCACAGGTCCAGCCCCTCTCGGAGGAGAACACCACGAGCGTCCTGCTTCTCACCGGCGAGACGA
This Salinigranum marinum DNA region includes the following protein-coding sequences:
- the trmB gene encoding HTH-type sugar sensing transcriptional regulator TrmB, with amino-acid sequence MVDDLRTTLERVGDRFNLGEYEIEAYLAVLEHGQLTASEIADRTDIPQPRVYDTVRSLSDRGLVELRESRPMKIVAVDPDDAFGSIQTSLTELVSELEARYTAPARDTEAVTLVKSRSTILRYVEEIIETAEYELVLSLTPDLLRRFRDDLARQIDAGVSIDLLVTPASRAPHPDEFDYLDVATVARARRGITTPVLAVADGDYSIYATQDALRDDRDRYGVIFNRSALGFLVSGFFGTVLWTTAETLDTDGKRRPFPRRYASIRRAVKDVRELEGPFYASVSGRDVETGEAIIIEGRVETYTFEDTEEVASFVVETDDGPVDVGGLVAALESVEAQEILLGRDGVPDRTSLD
- a CDS encoding proteasome assembly chaperone family protein yields the protein MIDPAQTRPDFSVSHDAEPSGTILAGFSTFGLAGLTAVDFLIDHLDLEQHGHVTVEGLPAITPFTDGRPRHPTRLYSRADLDVTVLVGELFVPVSVGRAFADAVLDWTEGGGVEEVAVLAGVPVPHGPDAHRTFHIATEDYYERRLAGGEIPPMGSGFLDGVNAALMARGLGSPLGVCVYVTPVHAQAPDVDAAIRLVEAVETVYSLGIDPAPLAGFAERVRRYYADLAARMETQETDTPEDRMYM
- a CDS encoding mechanosensitive ion channel family protein — encoded protein: MDTVAVALQTAIDESQTLADLLPAWAKFPGWRLVVVVVVLVVGAYASKYVVRLAGRPIARRFRRQSVAQTMLKLVRVLTILLAGAFGLNVVGIELGNIVLSVTVFSAVIGIVLAPIIGSVINGLFILADQPYEIGDMIELDDGTRGFVDDITLRYTKMFTLDNTFLVIPNATIRERDVTNYSAEDERTRLSLPVLVTYESDIDKARGLLERAGRQCNLVIEGGPDIRIGSARYPARPTAYIDQYADNGITLTLRYWAKKPYKLGTVRSRVLTNLGALLESDGDEVEMAYPHQHHVFDDTSGIAQVALRNGDRRDDEDDLAADRASGRETRASSPTEQED
- a CDS encoding GNAT family N-acetyltransferase; protein product: MPLEYRTVPDDDAHRTAYRRLLQYAFAPQRGPSHDDDPPERPDEFEPRGLYVRSDDAVAETSDATNGHPPVADADPSALVVCGALLAFRMRIRGEWRPVGGISAVASPPEHRRRGHVGTLLAGMHTELRGRDVAFAALWPFSNPFYRRFGYGRTNDDVAHEFPPEALDAPAATPSEEGTTRRLSVNDVDGLSTLHEAAASEPLALRRSADWWRLRIFRSWTDERYVYGWEDDAETLRSYLAYRIEDGDAGDEGRRLVVDYWGATDDEALRHLLAFLRNHDSQVTTVRLAAGDASLLDRLSDPDGADTTVRPGPMVRVVDVEAALSGLPTPAADERVVIHVREPRHDWNNGAFVVDADGGQTTCRRIEEGGAAAGGSVDGGVTVGIGALSRLVVGSRSASSLATLGAVDGDADAAARLDALFPRETPEPYLRERF
- a CDS encoding sodium:calcium antiporter, with protein sequence MPSASTLLLLTFFAVAGGVLAWKGGDYLVRSSERLGGHYGLPPVVQGAVIAAVGSSFPELSSTVIATVQYGAFELGVGAVIGSAVYNILVIPAVSALASEGRLASNRDLVYKEAQFYLLALAVVLLAFTLSVLYNPLPETAALDGTMTWLLAFVPLSLYGLYVFIQYHDSVDHRRTATRQQVAVGKQWAILAGSLVVILVGAELLVRAAVGFGEVFGTSTFLWGLTVVAAGTSIPDTFVSVAAARVGNSSVSLANVFGSNIFALLVALPAGVLAAGAVTVDLGTVVPMMTFLTFGSIAFFAILRTEMMLTTRESYVLLGLYGVFIAWLVAESLGVTAFLR
- a CDS encoding translation initiation factor, which encodes MEEKDHKRLGSVSGLPEELGIDADLGRAQQRLVVRHDTRRYGKPVTVVDGFDLDVTALKPVASELKRRLAVGGSVADGRIELQGRHDGRLRQALDDLGFVVAD